Proteins encoded by one window of Methanobacterium sp.:
- a CDS encoding aldo/keto reductase: MLYRKLGSTGIDVSILGFGCMRLPVINGNQSHIDEEKARKMLYYAIDNGVNYLDTAYPYHNGASEKFLGKSLTEEYHEKVYIATKIPSWNIKSREDMDYYLDKQLERLQSEKIDFYLVHSLNKNYWPQLEKAGVLEFLDDLKADGRIKYNGFSFHDDLEFFMDIADIYDWDICQIQYNFMDENYQAGREGLRYASSKNMGIVIMEPLRGGVLASYVPEDVQSVWDEAEVKRKPAEWAFKYLWDYPEIDVVLSGMSTLDQVKENIEYASQGYPDSLSEDEKLLIKEACSAYRENRGVDCTACGYCMPCPEGVNIPDCFMYYNYATMLNDPENAKMHYMTILKNEEKASRCIECDECEMICPQMIDIKEKLKEVVKAFGR, encoded by the coding sequence ATGCTATACAGAAAGCTTGGATCAACCGGTATAGATGTTTCAATACTTGGATTTGGCTGCATGCGCCTTCCAGTAATTAATGGGAATCAAAGCCACATAGATGAAGAAAAAGCCCGGAAAATGCTTTATTATGCAATTGATAACGGAGTAAACTACCTGGATACAGCTTATCCATACCACAACGGTGCCAGCGAAAAATTTCTTGGCAAATCGTTAACAGAGGAATACCATGAAAAGGTTTATATTGCAACCAAAATACCAAGCTGGAATATAAAAAGCAGAGAAGACATGGATTATTATCTGGATAAACAGTTAGAAAGACTTCAAAGTGAAAAAATTGATTTTTATCTTGTTCATTCTTTAAACAAGAATTACTGGCCACAACTGGAAAAAGCAGGTGTTCTTGAGTTTCTGGATGATTTAAAAGCTGATGGGCGAATAAAATATAATGGTTTTTCATTTCATGATGATCTGGAATTTTTTATGGATATTGCAGACATCTATGACTGGGACATCTGCCAGATCCAGTACAACTTCATGGATGAAAACTATCAGGCAGGTAGGGAAGGTTTAAGGTATGCTTCATCAAAGAACATGGGAATCGTGATTATGGAACCTCTTAGAGGGGGTGTACTGGCCAGTTACGTGCCTGAAGATGTGCAATCTGTATGGGATGAAGCAGAAGTCAAAAGAAAACCTGCAGAATGGGCATTCAAATACTTGTGGGATTATCCAGAAATTGACGTTGTTTTAAGCGGCATGTCAACCCTTGATCAGGTTAAAGAAAACATTGAATACGCTTCCCAAGGATATCCTGATTCTTTAAGTGAAGATGAAAAATTACTAATTAAAGAAGCATGTAGCGCCTACCGTGAAAACAGAGGTGTTGACTGCACTGCCTGCGGATACTGCATGCCCTGCCCGGAAGGTGTGAATATTCCGGATTGTTTCATGTACTATAACTATGCCACCATGCTCAATGACCCTGAAAATGCAAAAATGCATTATATGACTATTTTAAAGAACGAAGAAAAGGCATCACGCTGTATTGAATGCGACGAATGTGAAATGATATGTCCGCAGATGATTGACATAAAAGAAAAGCTTAAAGAAGTTGTTAAAGCCTTTGGAAGATAA
- a CDS encoding SagB/ThcOx family dehydrogenase, giving the protein MNDDNKELLNKHRYFLKDSIRKTINFAYTDQNQGIRPPPIEKPYSPDKPRIELPKIDWSQMYNINLVNAIGNRESRRMYSPEPLSLEELSFLLWATQGVRFISGVNAFRTVPSAGCRHALETYLAIFNVEDVTQGIYRYLPLSHELIFEFEEEGLKEKVIKATMGQTFAGRGALTFIWSAIPYRMEWRYGLASYKEIALDAGHVGQNLYLACEAIGAGTCAIAAYDQEYLDNLLRLDGEDEFAIYIAPVGKI; this is encoded by the coding sequence ATGAATGACGATAATAAAGAATTGTTGAATAAACACCGTTATTTTTTAAAAGACAGCATAAGGAAAACCATAAATTTTGCATATACCGATCAAAATCAGGGGATCAGACCACCACCTATAGAAAAGCCCTATTCACCAGATAAACCCCGAATTGAACTTCCTAAAATAGACTGGAGCCAAATGTATAACATAAACTTAGTAAATGCAATTGGGAATAGAGAAAGCAGACGAATGTATTCCCCTGAGCCATTAAGTTTAGAAGAATTGTCATTCTTGCTCTGGGCAACTCAGGGAGTCCGATTTATTAGTGGAGTTAATGCTTTCCGTACTGTTCCATCAGCAGGCTGTCGTCACGCTTTAGAAACTTATCTTGCCATTTTTAACGTAGAAGATGTTACTCAGGGTATTTATCGTTATTTACCATTATCCCATGAGCTGATTTTTGAATTTGAAGAGGAAGGTTTAAAAGAAAAGGTAATAAAAGCCACTATGGGTCAAACATTTGCTGGAAGGGGTGCTTTAACATTTATATGGAGTGCAATCCCCTACAGAATGGAATGGCGTTACGGATTAGCATCATACAAAGAAATTGCACTTGATGCAGGACATGTAGGTCAGAACCTTTATTTAGCATGTGAAGCAATAGGTGCGGGGACATGCGCCATTGCAGCTTACGATCAGGAATATCTGGATAATTTACTTCGTCTGGATGGTGAAGACGAATTTGCCATATACATTGCCCCTGTTGGGAAAATTTGA
- a CDS encoding alpha/beta hydrolase, with translation MFRKIIIPLFAVILLLIILGWVNIPKAPSAPVTGPGSLEYGHSEVIKTTYGEGASQYWIYEPGSPKPYSAPIIVFNHGWAATNPEFYQAWIMHIVRRGNIVIYPRYQENIFTPSDDFTPNAMDSVKSAIKELNKGNHVRPQLDKFAIVGHSVGGIISINMAVLASSNSIPRPKAVFCVQPGKHRTSNDPVGPVLENLSKIPEETLLITLSGDKDNITGDEDAIKIFKETKQIPWKNKDYVILKSDIRGHPALIADHFAPLAVLRTSYFSVMVNALDYYGTWKLFDGLTDAAFYGVNRDYALGNTSNQRYMGTWSDGKSVNKMIVMDKP, from the coding sequence ATGTTCAGAAAGATTATAATCCCCCTATTTGCAGTTATTCTTTTATTAATTATATTAGGCTGGGTTAACATCCCTAAAGCACCTTCCGCCCCAGTTACGGGTCCTGGAAGTCTTGAATACGGTCACTCGGAGGTTATAAAAACTACATATGGTGAAGGGGCCAGTCAATACTGGATATATGAGCCCGGTTCACCAAAACCTTATTCTGCCCCTATCATAGTTTTTAATCACGGATGGGCAGCTACTAATCCTGAATTTTACCAGGCATGGATAATGCATATTGTAAGAAGGGGTAATATAGTCATTTATCCGCGTTATCAGGAAAATATTTTCACTCCATCAGATGATTTTACTCCAAATGCAATGGATTCAGTTAAAAGTGCCATAAAAGAATTGAATAAAGGGAATCACGTTCGTCCTCAGTTGGATAAATTTGCAATTGTTGGACATTCTGTTGGAGGCATTATAAGCATTAACATGGCTGTATTGGCATCATCCAACAGTATACCAAGGCCTAAAGCAGTATTTTGTGTTCAACCGGGAAAGCACAGGACTTCTAACGATCCTGTTGGGCCAGTACTTGAAAATTTAAGTAAAATACCTGAAGAAACTCTGTTAATTACATTATCTGGAGATAAGGATAATATAACTGGAGATGAAGATGCAATCAAAATTTTTAAAGAGACCAAACAGATCCCATGGAAAAATAAGGATTATGTTATTTTAAAATCAGATATACGCGGACATCCGGCTTTAATTGCGGATCATTTTGCCCCTCTTGCAGTTTTAAGAACTTCCTATTTTTCGGTCATGGTAAATGCTTTAGATTATTATGGAACATGGAAATTATTTGATGGTTTAACTGATGCGGCATTTTATGGAGTAAACCGTGATTATGCCCTAGGAAACACTTCAAATCAAAGGTATATGGGTACATGGAGTGATGGAAAATCTGTAAATAAAATGATAGTTATGGATAAACCTTGA
- a CDS encoding HEAT repeat domain-containing protein — protein MVSKEDLEKMRNEKDIEGLIKTLSPDEDKRIREKAVYILGDLRAGDAVEPLIEMLNDEYWPIRKAATLSLGRIGDKKAVDHLIRVLKDDHWHVRETAALALGAIGDKRAVEPIIEALKDGCLNVKCEVVDALGDLGDERAVEPLKNILEENDYLLRACTVTSLGKIGSNLAVKSLVNSLSDENYFVRVNAANALSMIGDESALSYLASALKNSKGESQEFENALKEAMDEIKARLKS, from the coding sequence ATGGTTTCTAAAGAAGATTTAGAAAAAATGAGGAATGAAAAAGATATTGAAGGCCTTATAAAAACATTAAGTCCAGATGAGGATAAAAGAATCAGAGAAAAAGCAGTGTATATTTTAGGGGATTTAAGAGCAGGAGATGCGGTTGAACCTTTAATCGAAATGTTAAATGATGAATACTGGCCTATTCGAAAGGCAGCCACACTTTCACTTGGTAGAATCGGTGATAAAAAGGCTGTCGATCATTTAATCAGGGTCTTAAAGGATGATCACTGGCATGTTCGAGAAACTGCCGCACTGGCTCTTGGTGCAATAGGTGATAAAAGAGCAGTTGAACCCATAATTGAAGCGTTAAAGGACGGATGTTTAAATGTTAAATGTGAAGTGGTGGACGCTCTTGGTGATCTGGGTGATGAAAGGGCTGTAGAACCTTTAAAAAATATTTTAGAGGAAAATGATTATTTATTAAGGGCATGCACTGTAACATCTCTTGGTAAGATCGGCAGTAATTTGGCGGTAAAGTCTCTGGTTAATTCTTTAAGTGATGAAAATTATTTTGTGAGGGTCAATGCAGCAAATGCATTAAGTATGATTGGAGACGAATCCGCACTCTCATATCTTGCTTCTGCACTGAAAAATTCAAAGGGAGAATCTCAGGAATTTGAAAATGCATTAAAAGAAGCGATGGATGAGATAAAAGCCAGATTGAAATCATGA
- a CDS encoding flippase-like domain-containing protein: MKRFYIFIVGLALILILILLIGPVNLYYTIKDINKTYFIAAIAVYLLAIFVKSVRWGYIINMPFEFKDNFVVRVIGLLGSNLSPMRTGGIALSAIAGKKINKISLHEGLSAGLTERFADLVIVGILLVLSAVFIEKIRLIALIGAGLILVTLTVIYFLNWMEGSSIWIYEKIHFVLSKLPVNEQFLDNIYHKITNGLKGMVNYTRSYSNSKNMSVILILTVISWLLECLRLLLVFYAFNIDINMVAVILILLLANIAGIVTALPGGIGAVEISLTGLCMFFGIPGAASASIAIVDRFISFWLINLMGIIFSLFYARGIMGDLKGYIYSIQTSK; this comes from the coding sequence ATGAAACGCTTTTACATCTTTATTGTGGGACTGGCCCTTATATTAATTCTTATTTTGTTAATAGGTCCTGTAAATTTATATTATACAATAAAAGATATCAATAAAACTTATTTCATCGCGGCGATTGCTGTTTATCTTTTAGCTATCTTTGTAAAATCAGTGAGATGGGGATACATAATAAACATGCCCTTTGAATTTAAAGATAATTTTGTTGTAAGGGTTATTGGACTTTTAGGCAGTAATCTAAGCCCTATGAGGACTGGAGGGATAGCTTTAAGCGCTATTGCAGGTAAAAAAATTAATAAAATAAGTTTACACGAAGGCTTATCTGCAGGGTTGACAGAAAGATTTGCAGATTTAGTTATAGTAGGTATTTTACTGGTTTTATCAGCAGTTTTTATAGAAAAAATACGTTTAATTGCTTTAATTGGCGCTGGTTTAATACTGGTAACTTTAACTGTTATTTACTTTTTAAACTGGATGGAAGGATCAAGTATATGGATATATGAAAAAATCCATTTTGTTCTATCCAAACTACCAGTTAATGAACAATTTTTAGATAATATCTACCATAAAATCACCAATGGGTTAAAAGGAATGGTTAATTACACAAGATCTTACAGTAATAGTAAAAATATGTCAGTAATATTGATATTAACCGTTATTTCATGGCTGTTGGAATGTTTGCGTCTTTTACTTGTTTTCTATGCTTTCAATATTGATATTAACATGGTTGCAGTAATTTTAATATTGCTGCTTGCTAATATAGCAGGGATCGTCACTGCACTTCCTGGAGGCATAGGTGCTGTTGAAATATCTTTAACAGGATTATGCATGTTTTTTGGAATTCCAGGGGCTGCAAGTGCCAGTATTGCTATTGTGGATAGATTCATATCTTTCTGGCTTATCAACTTAATGGGAATTATTTTTTCACTATTTTATGCTAGGGGAATTATGGGAGACTTGAAAGGATATATTTACAGTATTCAGACTTCCAAATAA
- a CDS encoding HNH endonuclease, producing MDTITLFWEFKYKKAKIIDELWNFTQNYLEENLNDSMECKDELKLLEGLETTERYISLIDELNQTNENLNELYIEFLKAECDGNLKKDKIIALKEKFQGEIRTSEIVKAVGCSKDYARQFKLIDGKVEQKEKRRTLSKKIKGEILKRDNYSCVVCRELKDLEIHHIMAIMGSSIKELDDHDNLVTLCKECHYLAHKGDYYKNLAYKDIEDFWKWTKNTEKTKIWLLLKDIHGIGSKITENIYDKFKSVEELQKADIRNIARVRLVNKSLATKIKFKLDNPYF from the coding sequence ATGGATACCATTACTCTTTTTTGGGAATTTAAATATAAAAAAGCAAAAATCATCGATGAATTATGGAATTTTACCCAGAATTATCTGGAAGAAAATTTAAATGACAGTATGGAATGTAAAGATGAATTAAAGCTTTTAGAAGGTTTAGAAACTACAGAAAGATATATTTCCCTTATCGATGAACTGAATCAGACTAATGAAAACCTTAATGAACTTTATATTGAATTTTTAAAGGCAGAATGTGATGGTAATCTCAAAAAAGACAAAATCATTGCCTTAAAAGAGAAATTTCAGGGTGAAATTAGAACGTCAGAGATTGTAAAGGCTGTAGGTTGTAGTAAGGACTATGCAAGACAATTTAAATTAATTGATGGTAAAGTAGAACAGAAAGAAAAACGAAGGACACTTTCCAAGAAAATAAAGGGAGAAATCCTTAAAAGGGATAATTATTCATGTGTGGTATGCAGAGAATTAAAGGATCTCGAGATTCATCATATAATGGCAATAATGGGTTCTTCAATAAAGGAATTAGATGATCATGATAATCTGGTTACATTATGCAAAGAATGTCATTACCTGGCCCATAAAGGAGATTATTATAAAAATTTAGCTTATAAAGATATTGAAGACTTCTGGAAATGGACCAAAAATACTGAAAAGACTAAAATATGGCTACTTTTAAAAGATATCCATGGAATAGGCTCTAAAATCACCGAAAATATTTATGATAAATTTAAAAGTGTAGAAGAACTCCAAAAGGCAGATATCAGAAACATAGCTCGGGTTCGGCTGGTTAATAAATCTCTGGCAACTAAAATTAAATTCAAGCTGGATAACCCCTACTTTTAA
- a CDS encoding M56 family metallopeptidase encodes MIENKAVETYFIENEISPNYHKEILDFIYENYLKARPEYFQDIQKTKEMLLFLAKDSLKGYMVETIIKPGNPVEIKLIRDETTPKEFAEKIKDDLYFIVHAYEENVLSSTLYFSWVEGEKIIPEKPPTTRKKASNRLFSSNLLLIYIGFFAFNIILFLFIGIYAVIVILASQFLIVLFADKILARQSNWRITPENPYVHILEYQLPVEEFKQFQEKFGEETVLQMKKEIYDRTLAKKTYPTCEIGDKILEKYGFHCNPRSSISKVVNVYEIVKKAADSFDLPTPKIVISNTMVPNAAATGPSPSRGLVLITTGLLVHLDDDEILSVVGHEMGHLQGRDPIILFSIITGEFILRFTILLPIVIISPLIYIIFAFALIFFVAKFFETRADLLSAIKIGKPEVLAEALRKIAYKRLQLERVSRSRIPGWLAWDPHPPIYFRIDRLEKMKTPVEAKNPLIQSAKDVFNGFIAAFR; translated from the coding sequence ATGATAGAAAATAAAGCAGTTGAAACGTATTTCATTGAGAATGAGATATCTCCCAACTACCATAAAGAGATTTTAGACTTTATTTACGAAAATTATTTAAAAGCACGCCCTGAATATTTTCAGGACATCCAAAAAACAAAAGAAATGCTTTTATTTTTAGCCAAAGATTCTCTTAAGGGTTATATGGTTGAAACAATTATTAAACCCGGAAATCCGGTTGAAATTAAATTAATAAGGGATGAAACAACCCCTAAAGAATTTGCTGAAAAAATTAAAGATGATCTGTACTTTATTGTCCACGCTTATGAAGAAAATGTCCTGAGTTCAACACTTTATTTTTCATGGGTTGAAGGAGAGAAAATAATACCTGAAAAGCCACCTACAACAAGAAAAAAAGCTTCTAACAGGCTTTTTAGCAGCAATCTACTCCTAATTTATATTGGATTTTTTGCTTTTAACATTATCTTATTCCTTTTTATTGGGATTTATGCAGTGATAGTTATTTTGGCTTCACAGTTCCTAATAGTATTGTTTGCAGATAAAATACTTGCAAGACAGAGCAACTGGCGAATCACCCCTGAAAATCCTTATGTTCATATACTGGAATATCAACTTCCCGTAGAAGAATTTAAGCAATTTCAGGAAAAATTTGGGGAAGAAACAGTTTTGCAGATGAAAAAAGAGATTTATGACAGAACTCTGGCCAAGAAAACTTACCCGACATGTGAAATTGGGGATAAAATACTTGAAAAATATGGTTTTCACTGCAATCCCCGTAGTAGTATTTCAAAGGTGGTAAATGTTTATGAAATTGTTAAAAAGGCTGCAGATAGCTTTGATCTACCCACTCCAAAAATTGTTATTTCAAATACAATGGTTCCCAATGCAGCAGCCACAGGTCCAAGTCCAAGCAGGGGATTGGTGCTTATCACAACGGGATTGCTGGTTCATCTTGATGATGATGAGATATTAAGCGTGGTTGGTCATGAAATGGGACATCTTCAAGGAAGAGACCCAATTATACTTTTCAGTATAATTACAGGTGAATTTATATTGAGATTTACAATTCTACTTCCTATTGTGATTATTTCTCCATTAATTTACATAATTTTTGCATTTGCACTTATTTTCTTTGTTGCCAAGTTCTTTGAAACCAGGGCAGATCTTTTATCTGCAATTAAAATAGGTAAACCCGAAGTACTGGCAGAGGCCCTTAGAAAAATTGCTTATAAAAGGCTTCAGCTTGAAAGAGTTTCAAGATCCAGAATTCCAGGATGGCTGGCATGGGATCCACATCCACCTATT